A stretch of the TM7 phylum sp. oral taxon 349 genome encodes the following:
- a CDS encoding anaerobic ribonucleoside-triphosphate reductase activating protein, which produces MVIGGVQKFSTVDDPGYVVAGLFTVGCNMRCGYCHNPELVLPEQYAGGIPEDEIFEFLESRRGKLDGVFISGGEPTMHDDLPDLIRHCKNMGFRVKLDTNGTHPDMLRDILAEGLVDFIAMDVKGPLSKYSQIAARPVNLDAIKESIRLIKTIDHEFRTTIVKGQLEVDDFGAVGELVDGAQRFALQYFLTGPTLVSPQFRDRVSFSPDEMEQAKQIMLRHVAECVVR; this is translated from the coding sequence ATGGTAATCGGTGGCGTACAGAAATTTAGTACAGTAGACGACCCGGGCTATGTAGTAGCGGGATTGTTTACCGTTGGCTGCAATATGCGCTGCGGATACTGCCATAATCCCGAACTAGTGTTGCCAGAGCAATATGCAGGCGGCATTCCCGAAGATGAGATTTTTGAGTTTTTGGAGTCGCGGCGCGGCAAACTAGACGGCGTATTTATTAGCGGCGGCGAGCCGACGATGCACGATGATCTGCCGGATTTAATACGTCACTGCAAGAATATGGGATTTCGGGTGAAGTTAGATACAAATGGCACGCATCCGGATATGCTGCGCGATATTCTGGCGGAAGGTTTGGTTGATTTTATCGCGATGGATGTGAAGGGTCCGCTGAGCAAGTATTCGCAAATCGCTGCTCGACCAGTGAATCTGGATGCGATCAAAGAATCAATCCGGCTGATAAAAACGATTGATCATGAGTTTCGGACGACTATCGTGAAAGGACAGTTGGAGGTTGATGATTTTGGGGCGGTCGGCGAACTAGTAGATGGCGCGCAGCGGTTTGCGTTGCAATATTTTTTGACTGGTCCGACGCTTGTCAGTCCGCAGTTTCGCGATCGCGTGAGTTTTTCGCCGGATGAAATGGAACAAGCGAAACAAATTATGCTGCGACACGTGGCAGAATGCGTGGTGCGCTGA